One genomic region from Campylobacter sp. RM5004 encodes:
- a CDS encoding 5-oxoprolinase subunit PxpA, translating into MKIDFNSDLAEGIGNDEEIMRVISSVNVCCGLHAGNYKEILKTLKLAKELGLRIGAHPSFDDRANFGRSNENLSEVELKALLAYQFGAMKQMCELVGVKLSYVKPHGALYNMACVDFKLAKNIAIEVAKLGEDIALMGLSNSCLISATNEVGIKSISEVFADRRYTDEGLLVSRSKENAVIKDENEAINQVLRMIKNSFVISENGKKVPIKAESLCLHGDNEKAILFAKKIKKTLEENNISIRSN; encoded by the coding sequence GTGAAAATTGATTTTAATTCAGATTTAGCTGAAGGCATTGGTAATGATGAAGAGATTATGAGAGTAATTAGCTCGGTAAATGTTTGCTGTGGTCTTCATGCAGGCAATTATAAAGAGATTTTAAAGACACTTAAACTTGCAAAAGAATTAGGCTTAAGAATAGGAGCGCATCCTAGCTTTGATGATAGGGCTAATTTTGGAAGAAGTAATGAAAATCTAAGTGAAGTTGAGCTAAAAGCCTTGCTTGCTTATCAATTTGGTGCGATGAAGCAAATGTGTGAATTAGTAGGGGTTAAATTAAGCTATGTTAAGCCACATGGAGCTTTATATAATATGGCTTGCGTAGATTTTAAACTAGCTAAAAATATCGCAATAGAAGTTGCAAAATTAGGCGAAGATATTGCTTTAATGGGGCTTAGTAATTCGTGTTTAATTAGTGCTACAAATGAAGTTGGTATTAAATCAATTAGCGAAGTTTTTGCAGATAGAAGATATACAGACGAGGGCTTGTTGGTATCAAGAAGTAAAGAAAATGCTGTTATTAAAGATGAAAATGAAGCTATAAATCAAGTTTTAAGAATGATTAAAAACTCATTTGTAATTAGCGAAAATGGCAAAAAAGTTCCTATAAAGGCTGAAAGTTTATGCTTGCATGGAGATAACGAAAAAGCAATTTTATTTGCCAAAAAAATCAAAAAAACTTTAGAAGAAAACAACATAAGCATAAGGAGTAATTAA
- the def gene encoding peptide deformylase translates to MLEIITYPNKLLFTRSQEVEKFDENLHKLLDDMYETMISSNGIGLAAIQVAKPLRIFLINLLNDKEEQNKEDLIEFINPVITPIGEGTQVYEEGCLSVPGFFEEVTRYDRIKVDYCDRFGNAKSLETDGLLAVAIQHENDHLNGHLFIEKLSFNGRKKLEKHLKNSKKSKK, encoded by the coding sequence ATGCTTGAAATAATCACATATCCAAATAAACTTCTTTTTACAAGAAGCCAAGAAGTAGAGAAATTTGATGAAAATCTACATAAACTTTTAGATGATATGTATGAAACTATGATTTCATCAAATGGTATAGGCTTAGCTGCAATTCAAGTAGCAAAACCTTTAAGAATATTTTTAATAAATCTATTAAATGATAAAGAAGAGCAAAACAAAGAAGATTTAATTGAATTTATTAATCCTGTAATTACTCCTATTGGAGAAGGAACTCAAGTTTATGAAGAAGGTTGCCTTAGTGTTCCTGGATTTTTTGAAGAAGTAACTAGATACGATAGGATTAAGGTTGATTACTGCGATAGGTTTGGCAATGCAAAAAGTCTTGAGACAGATGGTCTTTTAGCTGTTGCTATCCAACATGAAAACGACCATTTAAATGGACATTTATTTATAGAAAAACTATCTTTTAACGGAAGAAAAAAACTAGAAAAACATTTAAAAAACTCTAAAAAGTCTAAAAAATAA
- a CDS encoding biotin-dependent carboxyltransferase family protein, with amino-acid sequence MKVTKVSSISSIQDLGRLNYKAYGVNENGALDKWSFMLGNALLGNDLNAPAIEVILGGIEIYCDKAMTFCITGANYEAFIDEKPIHNNYRIRIEAGKTLRLVRAMSGMCAYICAYGGFKADLVLNSASTNLSANFGGLNGRALKVGDELSIGSRMNLSQIAVAGIKNRKSIRILKGSEWDYFSDEAKHNLLNNEFLITSSSNRMGYRLKSDFKLDLKEELSLASHGVSAGTIQVPSGGEPIVLLKDAQTTGGYAKIAQVIEADLGLFAQSRINSKISFELVDLKEALEAKKERISHINQVKEYASEN; translated from the coding sequence ATGAAAGTTACAAAAGTTTCATCAATTTCTAGCATTCAAGATTTAGGAAGACTAAATTATAAAGCTTATGGGGTTAATGAAAACGGAGCTTTGGATAAATGGAGCTTTATGTTAGGAAATGCTTTATTAGGCAATGATTTAAACGCACCTGCAATTGAAGTTATTTTAGGCGGTATTGAAATATATTGCGATAAAGCAATGACTTTTTGTATCACAGGAGCAAATTATGAAGCTTTTATAGATGAAAAGCCAATTCATAATAATTACAGAATTAGAATTGAAGCAGGAAAAACCTTAAGATTAGTAAGGGCAATGTCGGGAATGTGTGCTTATATTTGTGCTTATGGTGGTTTTAAGGCTGATTTGGTTTTAAACTCAGCTTCTACAAATCTTAGTGCAAATTTTGGTGGATTAAACGGAAGAGCATTAAAAGTAGGCGATGAGCTTAGCATAGGCTCAAGAATGAATTTATCTCAAATAGCAGTAGCGGGTATTAAAAATAGAAAAAGCATTAGGATATTAAAGGGTAGTGAGTGGGATTATTTTAGCGATGAGGCTAAACACAATTTATTAAATAATGAGTTTTTAATTACAAGTTCAAGCAATAGAATGGGGTATAGATTAAAAAGTGATTTTAAATTAGATTTAAAAGAAGAGCTTTCTTTAGCATCTCACGGAGTTAGTGCAGGGACAATTCAAGTGCCAAGTGGCGGAGAGCCTATTGTTTTATTAAAAGATGCACAAACTACAGGCGGTTATGCAAAAATCGCTCAAGTAATTGAGGCTGATTTAGGGCTTTTTGCTCAAAGTAGAATTAATAGTAAAATCTCTTTTGAATTAGTAGATTTAAAAGAAGCCTTAGAAGCTAAAAAAGAAAGAATATCACATATAAATCAAGTAAAGGAGTACGCAAGTGAAAATTGA
- a CDS encoding dihydroorotase: MLLKNCNAFIDNEFINTDILIENEKIVKIAPNINYCGEVIDVKGRLVSAGFVDIHQHLREPGYSHKETIKTGSLANAKGGITTACAMPNLKPVPDSLENLNQELELIKKDSCMKVLPYGAITLEEKGQSLVNFSELAPFVFAFSDDGRGVANAKIMKDAMIECAKLNKYIIAHCEDLDLVEGGFMHDGLQAKKLGIKGISSSSESVQVARDMLLCKETNSNYHVCHISAKESVKMVELGKSLGVNISCEVTPHHLISCDEDIKEDNGMWKMNPPLRSKDDKDYLIKALNEGIIEVIATDHAPHSKDEKQGGFSKAYFGIIGSEFAFSLLYTKLVKTNLVSLKTILNAFSLNPKKIFNLENAGELKVGSRADIVVIDLEKTWELKESEIISLGKNTPYLGEVLSSKVMLTICDGKIIYKGE, from the coding sequence ATGCTTCTTAAAAATTGCAATGCGTTTATTGATAATGAATTTATTAATACAGATATTTTAATTGAAAATGAAAAGATTGTAAAAATCGCTCCTAATATTAATTATTGTGGCGAAGTAATTGATGTTAAAGGTAGGCTTGTTAGTGCAGGTTTTGTTGATATTCATCAGCACCTAAGAGAGCCAGGATATTCACACAAAGAGACAATTAAAACAGGCTCATTAGCAAATGCAAAAGGTGGAATTACCACAGCTTGTGCTATGCCAAACCTAAAGCCAGTGCCTGATAGCTTAGAGAATTTAAATCAAGAATTAGAACTTATTAAAAAAGATTCTTGCATGAAAGTCTTACCATACGGAGCAATTACGCTTGAAGAAAAGGGGCAAAGCTTAGTTAATTTTAGCGAATTAGCACCTTTTGTATTTGCGTTTAGTGATGATGGAAGAGGCGTTGCAAATGCAAAAATTATGAAAGATGCAATGATAGAATGCGCTAAGCTTAATAAATACATAATAGCACATTGTGAGGATTTAGACTTAGTAGAAGGTGGTTTTATGCACGATGGTTTGCAAGCAAAAAAGCTAGGCATAAAAGGAATTTCAAGCTCAAGCGAAAGTGTGCAAGTTGCAAGAGATATGCTACTTTGTAAAGAGACTAATTCAAATTATCATGTATGCCACATAAGTGCAAAAGAAAGCGTAAAAATGGTTGAGCTTGGCAAGAGCTTAGGTGTAAATATAAGCTGCGAAGTAACCCCACATCATTTAATATCTTGTGATGAAGATATAAAAGAAGATAATGGAATGTGGAAAATGAACCCACCTTTAAGAAGTAAAGATGATAAAGATTATTTAATAAAAGCTTTAAATGAAGGCATAATTGAAGTTATCGCAACCGATCATGCTCCACATTCAAAAGATGAAAAGCAAGGTGGATTTTCTAAAGCGTATTTTGGAATTATAGGAAGTGAGTTTGCATTTTCGCTGCTTTATACAAAGCTAGTTAAAACGAATTTAGTAAGCCTAAAAACTATCTTAAACGCATTTAGCCTAAATCCTAAAAAAATCTTTAATTTAGAAAACGCAGGAGAGCTAAAAGTTGGCTCTAGGGCTGATATTGTTGTGATAGATTTAGAAAAAACTTGGGAATTAAAAGAAAGCGAAATTATAAGTCTTGGCAAAAACACACCTTATTTAGGTGAAGTTTTAAGCTCAAAAGTAATGTTAACAATTTGTGATGGAAAAATAATTTATAAAGGAGAATAA
- the tig gene encoding trigger factor, which produces MKLSTTKINEINYSVSGVIEQSLLDEKIKEIAVKASKTMQVAGFRKGKVPVNVVLSRYKDSLVKDAEQEAITSAYKEAVKQTGKEEKELIGEPSFKKFERKENGIEFEFVISFRPTIDLTGYEALVPELKIEEIKEKDIKARKEAMLKQYAPLEKTKKQILKKGDYAKFDFEGFVDGVAFEGGKAENYMLEIGSNQFIPGFEDGMIELKVGEEKDIEVTFPENYQAAHLAGKKAVFKVKLHEIHGRKLPEIDEELLKKLLPGVENPTEAILDEKIKEQLETEAKFKQIDEKLKQEFVEKMLEKYDFAVPQNILEQETNLQFNQAARSFSKEEFDKLKDEKYLEEKRKEYEAEALKSVKLTFIVDELAKLRKVVVNDQEVAQAIYFEALRYGMDPKQLIETYTKNGTLPAVRMSLVEEKLFADLFLGKDK; this is translated from the coding sequence ATGAAACTTAGTACAACAAAAATCAACGAAATTAATTACTCAGTAAGCGGTGTTATTGAGCAATCTTTATTAGATGAAAAGATTAAAGAAATAGCTGTAAAAGCTAGCAAGACTATGCAAGTTGCTGGATTTAGAAAAGGTAAAGTACCTGTAAATGTAGTATTATCAAGATATAAAGATTCTTTAGTAAAAGATGCAGAGCAAGAAGCAATCACAAGCGCTTATAAAGAAGCTGTAAAACAAACAGGTAAAGAAGAAAAAGAATTAATTGGTGAGCCAAGCTTTAAGAAGTTTGAAAGAAAAGAAAATGGAATAGAATTTGAATTCGTAATTTCATTTAGACCAACAATTGACTTAACAGGCTATGAAGCTTTAGTTCCTGAGCTAAAAATAGAAGAAATTAAAGAAAAAGACATTAAAGCTAGAAAAGAAGCAATGTTAAAGCAATACGCTCCACTTGAAAAGACAAAAAAGCAAATCCTTAAAAAAGGTGATTATGCTAAATTTGACTTTGAAGGCTTTGTTGATGGCGTTGCATTTGAAGGTGGAAAAGCAGAAAATTATATGCTAGAAATCGGCAGCAATCAATTTATTCCAGGTTTTGAAGATGGTATGATTGAATTAAAAGTTGGCGAAGAAAAAGATATAGAAGTAACTTTCCCAGAGAATTATCAAGCGGCACACTTAGCTGGTAAAAAAGCTGTATTTAAAGTAAAATTACATGAAATTCATGGAAGAAAATTACCTGAAATTGATGAAGAATTACTTAAAAAATTATTACCAGGTGTAGAAAACCCAACCGAAGCAATCTTAGATGAAAAGATTAAAGAACAATTAGAAACAGAAGCTAAATTTAAACAAATTGATGAGAAATTAAAGCAAGAATTTGTTGAAAAAATGCTAGAAAAATATGATTTTGCAGTTCCACAAAATATATTAGAGCAAGAAACTAATTTACAATTCAATCAAGCAGCAAGAAGCTTTAGTAAAGAAGAATTTGATAAATTAAAAGATGAAAAATATCTAGAAGAAAAAAGAAAAGAATATGAAGCAGAAGCTTTAAAGAGCGTTAAATTAACTTTCATTGTTGATGAGTTAGCAAAATTAAGAAAAGTAGTTGTAAATGATCAAGAAGTAGCACAAGCTATTTATTTTGAAGCTTTAAGATATGGAATGGATCCAAAACAACTAATTGAAACTTATACAAAAAATGGAACTTTACCAGCTGTTAGAATGAGCTTAGTAGAAGAAAAATTATTTGCTGATTTATTTTTAGGAAAAGATAAATGA
- a CDS encoding NRAMP family divalent metal transporter, with the protein MKDNRAILGAAFLMATSAVGPGFLTQTASFTADLGASFAFIILMSVIMDIGVQFNVWRVIAVSKLKAQDIANKVFPGVGYLLSFLIILGGLAFNIGNIAGAGLGFETIFGINPILGACISAIIAIGIFINKDAGAHMDRFAKILGALLILIIIYIVFKANPPFKEVVVETFVPSKFNALSLVTLIGGTVGGYITFSGAHRLLDAGISGKENLKEVSKSSISGILIASIIRVFLFLAVLGVISLGVKLNPNNPALTPFEYILGSFGSIVFGIVIWAASITSVVGCAYTSVSFISSFSPWLKKNENNIIIAFIIFSTLVFSTIGRPTQVLILVGTLNGFILPIALCVILIAAYKKNIVGDYNHSKLLALFGWIITIAMAYLCYETTMKYINS; encoded by the coding sequence ATGAAAGATAATCGTGCCATTTTAGGGGCTGCGTTTTTAATGGCAACTTCAGCAGTTGGCCCTGGGTTTTTAACTCAAACTGCAAGTTTTACAGCTGATTTAGGAGCTAGTTTTGCCTTTATTATTTTAATGTCAGTTATTATGGATATAGGGGTTCAATTTAACGTATGGAGAGTAATTGCAGTAAGTAAGCTAAAGGCTCAAGATATTGCTAATAAGGTCTTTCCTGGAGTTGGGTATTTATTATCATTTTTGATTATTTTGGGCGGACTTGCTTTTAATATAGGAAATATTGCAGGAGCTGGGCTTGGATTTGAGACGATATTTGGCATTAATCCTATTTTAGGAGCTTGTATTAGTGCAATTATTGCTATTGGGATTTTTATTAATAAAGACGCAGGTGCTCATATGGATAGATTTGCAAAAATCTTAGGAGCATTGTTAATCTTAATTATTATTTATATTGTTTTTAAGGCAAATCCACCTTTTAAAGAAGTTGTAGTAGAAACCTTTGTGCCATCTAAGTTTAATGCACTAAGCCTAGTAACTTTAATAGGTGGAACCGTTGGTGGATATATCACATTTTCAGGCGCTCATCGTTTGCTTGATGCAGGGATAAGTGGTAAAGAAAATCTAAAAGAAGTTAGCAAAAGCTCAATTTCAGGAATACTAATAGCAAGTATTATTAGAGTATTTTTATTTTTAGCTGTTTTAGGTGTTATTTCTTTGGGCGTTAAATTAAATCCTAATAATCCTGCTTTAACTCCGTTTGAATATATTTTAGGCTCATTTGGAAGCATTGTTTTTGGTATAGTTATTTGGGCTGCTTCTATTACATCAGTTGTTGGCTGTGCTTATACTTCGGTAAGTTTTATTTCAAGCTTTAGCCCATGGCTTAAAAAGAATGAAAATAACATAATAATAGCATTTATAATATTTTCAACCTTAGTATTTTCTACCATAGGTCGTCCTACTCAAGTTTTAATTCTAGTTGGGACTTTAAACGGATTTATTTTGCCTATTGCTTTATGTGTGATTTTGATTGCTGCATATAAGAAAAACATAGTAGGTGATTATAATCATTCTAAATTATTAGCTTTATTTGGTTGGATTATTACTATTGCTATGGCTTATTTATGCTATGAAACCACAATGAAATATATAAACTCTTAA
- the clpP gene encoding ATP-dependent Clp endopeptidase proteolytic subunit ClpP — translation MSYIPYVVEKTSKGERSYDIYSRLLKDRIILLSGEINDEVAASVVAQLLFLEAQDANKDIYLYINSPGGVVTSGFSIFDTMNYIKPDVSTICIGQAASMGAFLLSSGAKGKRFALTNARIMIHQPLGGARGQATDIEIQAKEILRLKAILNKILAENTGNKLAKIEKDTERDYFMSSDEALKYGLIDKVLEKSFK, via the coding sequence ATGAGCTACATTCCATATGTAGTTGAAAAAACTAGCAAAGGCGAGAGAAGTTATGATATCTACTCTCGCTTACTTAAAGATAGAATTATTCTTTTAAGTGGAGAGATAAATGATGAAGTAGCAGCTAGTGTTGTTGCTCAATTATTATTTCTTGAAGCTCAAGATGCTAATAAGGATATTTATTTATATATAAATAGCCCAGGTGGTGTGGTTACTAGTGGATTTAGTATATTTGATACTATGAATTATATTAAACCTGATGTTAGCACAATTTGTATAGGTCAGGCTGCTTCAATGGGCGCATTTTTACTTAGCTCAGGTGCTAAAGGCAAAAGATTTGCTTTAACAAATGCAAGAATTATGATACATCAGCCACTAGGTGGAGCGAGAGGACAAGCAACTGATATTGAAATACAAGCTAAAGAAATTTTAAGATTAAAAGCAATTCTTAATAAAATATTAGCTGAAAACACAGGCAATAAACTTGCTAAAATTGAAAAAGACACTGAAAGAGATTATTTTATGAGCTCAGATGAAGCTTTAAAATATGGATTAATAGATAAGGTATTAGAAAAAAGTTTTAAATAG
- a CDS encoding aspartate carbamoyltransferase catalytic subunit, translated as MRDYLTTRTLSNDDFYKLIKKALYYKNNDGFFKTYENKIIANLFFEDSTRTRTSFEVAELKLGFRVLNFSAASSSINKGESLYDTCKTFESLGTSVLVIRHKQNNYFDELKNLNAKIINAGDGSGAHPSQCLLDLMTIYEQFNTFEGLKIAIVGDIKNSRVARSNKDALERLGAKVFLVAPPIYQDNEYKDYYKLDEIINEIDVCMLLRIQHERHDKNELDLAKYRNSFALTMDKYKMLKENAIILHPAPINRDVEIDSCLVECPKSRIFTQMSNGVFARMAILDYVYERI; from the coding sequence ATGCGTGATTATTTAACAACTAGAACTCTTAGTAATGATGATTTTTATAAGTTAATTAAAAAAGCACTTTATTATAAAAATAACGATGGCTTTTTTAAAACTTATGAAAATAAAATCATAGCTAATTTATTTTTTGAAGATTCTACAAGAACAAGGACTAGTTTTGAAGTTGCCGAGCTTAAGCTTGGCTTTAGAGTGCTTAATTTTTCTGCAGCAAGTTCAAGTATTAATAAAGGCGAGAGTTTATATGATACTTGCAAGACTTTTGAAAGTCTTGGAACTAGCGTTTTAGTAATTAGGCATAAACAAAATAATTATTTTGATGAATTAAAAAATCTTAATGCAAAAATCATCAATGCAGGTGATGGCAGCGGAGCACATCCATCTCAATGTTTGCTTGATCTTATGACAATCTACGAACAATTTAATACTTTTGAAGGTCTTAAAATTGCTATTGTTGGAGATATTAAAAACTCTCGTGTAGCAAGGTCAAACAAAGATGCGCTTGAGCGACTTGGAGCTAAAGTATTTTTAGTAGCACCGCCTATTTATCAAGACAATGAATACAAAGATTATTACAAACTTGATGAAATAATTAACGAAATTGATGTTTGCATGCTACTTCGCATTCAGCACGAAAGACACGATAAAAACGAACTTGATTTAGCTAAATACAGAAATTCATTCGCCCTTACAATGGATAAATACAAAATGCTAAAAGAGAATGCAATCATTCTTCATCCAGCACCAATTAATAGAGATGTAGAGATTGATAGTTGTTTGGTTGAGTGTCCTAAATCAAGGATTTTTACACAAATGAGTAATGGTGTGTTTGCCAGAATGGCAATATTAGATTATGTTTATGAAAGGATTTAA
- the folE gene encoding GTP cyclohydrolase I FolE: MKDLIKDLLIKIGENPDREGLIKTPERVQKSYEYLCSGYHQNPKDILNEAIFNTDNNEMVLVKDIDFYSLCEHHLLPFFGKVHIAYIPNGKVVGLSKLPRLVEVFARRLQIQEQLCEQISNSLYEILKPKGVAVTIEAEHLCMQMRGIQKVNSKTITSSLKGIFLSDERTRKEFYSLIK, encoded by the coding sequence ATGAAAGATTTAATTAAAGATTTATTAATAAAAATCGGAGAAAATCCAGACCGAGAAGGACTGATAAAAACCCCTGAAAGAGTTCAAAAATCTTATGAATACTTATGTAGTGGTTACCATCAAAACCCAAAAGATATTCTAAACGAAGCGATTTTTAATACAGATAATAATGAAATGGTTTTAGTAAAAGACATTGATTTTTATAGTTTATGCGAACACCATTTATTGCCTTTTTTTGGAAAAGTTCATATCGCATATATTCCAAATGGCAAAGTCGTAGGACTTTCAAAACTTCCTAGGCTTGTAGAAGTATTTGCAAGACGCCTACAAATTCAAGAACAATTATGCGAACAAATTAGCAATTCATTATATGAAATATTAAAACCAAAAGGTGTAGCTGTAACTATTGAAGCAGAGCATTTATGTATGCAAATGCGTGGCATTCAAAAAGTAAATTCAAAAACCATAACAAGCTCACTTAAAGGAATATTTTTAAGCGACGAAAGAACTAGGAAAGAGTTTTACTCTCTAATAAAATGA
- the pxpB gene encoding 5-oxoprolinase subunit PxpB codes for MYNEFKIISETSLLLYLAPPISMQNQRLCYALNEELKNKAHIKEVVVGMNSVYVLTSDLNYKELLDLQSELNELIKYIKPLELNGKLVEIAVDYGGDLGLDLKVIAKAKGMSMSEFAKLHAEPIYDVYFIGFQPGFAYLGGLDIRLHTPRLSTPRLKIPAGSVGIGGAQTGIYPYQSPGGWNIIGNTKTKLFDINSDEPSLLKAGDKLKFVINSIKERL; via the coding sequence ATGTATAATGAGTTTAAAATAATTAGTGAAACTTCACTTCTTTTATACCTAGCGCCTCCTATTAGTATGCAAAATCAACGTCTTTGCTACGCACTTAACGAAGAGCTTAAAAACAAAGCTCATATTAAAGAAGTAGTAGTTGGTATGAATAGTGTTTATGTGCTAACAAGTGATTTAAATTATAAAGAATTATTAGATTTACAAAGCGAATTAAACGAACTAATAAAATACATAAAACCACTTGAATTAAATGGAAAATTAGTAGAAATTGCAGTTGATTATGGTGGGGATTTAGGACTTGATTTAAAAGTTATTGCTAAGGCTAAAGGTATGAGTATGAGCGAATTTGCAAAATTACATGCCGAGCCTATTTATGATGTTTATTTTATAGGTTTTCAACCTGGTTTTGCTTATTTAGGTGGGCTTGATATTAGGCTTCATACTCCAAGACTTAGCACTCCAAGACTAAAAATCCCTGCAGGTTCAGTTGGTATAGGCGGAGCACAAACTGGAATATATCCTTATCAAAGCCCTGGTGGTTGGAACATAATAGGCAATACTAAAACAAAATTATTTGATATTAATAGCGACGAGCCAAGCCTTTTAAAAGCAGGAGATAAGCTTAAGTTTGTAATTAATAGCATTAAGGAGAGATTATGA
- a CDS encoding diguanylate cyclase, with translation MNKDVIYDESPKIQKLSGGEFEKFTQQVIKQLIEDNVPPTPTNYAIYFEKMLDTKPMAFKKRVNEMISYEKEDQSNKIAVIEQDIKETFANIKQLVGSIAAIYKNITTMKALIKKKIGDLSIATGSLSIQNILKSLDSDMAKLTTALDIQLNSIKKGYDEIVKIHNRVNEQSEFDDKFGVFNKRYLYSNITQDIEDIKKYGYSISLMFVKIKDSLLNTIELQKDKNLLMRNVAKLLLKTSRRSDVVAHFGDGIFVMAMKHTNIVNAKKACERISDLFYNTTFFINDNEIDINIEMSVVALSGDNYEEQILEAISVLPNTGKDKEIYAVVGDSEEDA, from the coding sequence TTGAATAAAGATGTAATTTATGATGAATCTCCTAAGATTCAAAAACTTAGTGGTGGAGAGTTTGAGAAATTTACTCAACAAGTGATTAAACAATTAATTGAAGATAATGTTCCACCAACTCCTACTAATTATGCTATATATTTTGAAAAAATGCTTGATACTAAACCTATGGCGTTTAAAAAAAGAGTTAATGAAATGATATCTTATGAAAAAGAAGATCAAAGCAATAAAATAGCAGTGATTGAACAAGATATTAAAGAAACTTTTGCAAATATTAAGCAATTAGTTGGCTCAATTGCAGCGATTTATAAAAACATCACTACAATGAAAGCATTAATTAAGAAAAAAATAGGGGATTTAAGTATTGCAACTGGCTCTTTATCAATTCAAAATATCTTAAAATCACTTGATAGTGATATGGCAAAACTTACAACTGCTCTTGATATACAATTAAATAGTATTAAAAAAGGTTATGATGAGATTGTAAAAATCCATAATAGGGTAAATGAGCAAAGTGAGTTTGATGATAAATTCGGAGTATTTAATAAAAGATATTTATACAGCAATATAACTCAAGATATAGAAGATATTAAAAAATATGGCTATTCAATATCACTAATGTTTGTAAAAATTAAAGATAGTTTATTAAATACAATTGAACTACAAAAAGACAAAAATCTTTTAATGAGAAATGTTGCTAAGTTATTATTAAAAACTTCAAGAAGAAGTGATGTAGTAGCACATTTTGGTGATGGAATATTTGTAATGGCTATGAAGCATACAAATATAGTAAATGCTAAGAAAGCTTGTGAGAGAATTTCTGATTTATTTTACAATACGACGTTTTTCATTAATGATAATGAGATTGATATCAATATAGAAATGAGTGTTGTAGCGCTTAGTGGTGATAATTATGAAGAGCAAATCTTAGAAGCTATTAGTGTATTACCTAATACGGGTAAAGACAAAGAAATTTATGCTGTTGTTGGAGATAGCGAAGAAGATGCTTGA